The Verrucomicrobiia bacterium DNA window GAGGGGGGTCCAGCGGACGGTCCAGCCGTCATCGGCGTTGCCTGCGACGACCCCGGCGACGCGGTGGAGGTTGCCGTCGGTATTGGGATTGGGATCGGCGCGGACGAGGAGGAAGAGGGTTTCGTTGGCACGCCAGCCGGGGCCGGAGGCGAGGTTGGCGACGCGACGGGCTTCGGCGGATTTGGGGGGCAGGGGAGGGGTTTCGAGCTGCCAGGAGCGTGGGGAAGCGGGGGAAGCGGGGGGGATTGCGGTGAAGCGGAGTTCGGTGCCCGGGGGGAAGGTGGCTTCGGGGCCGCGGTTCCAGGCGCCGCTGAGGAGGATGACGAGGGTGGTGAGGGTGCAGACGACGAGGGTGTCGATGAAGGGTTCGAGGCCGGCGACGACGCCTTCGCGGACGGGTTCGCGGGTGCGGGCGGCGCAGTGGGCGATGGGGGCGGAGCCCTGGCCGGCCTCGGAGGAGAAGAGGGCGCGTTTCATGCCCCAGAGGAAGGCGTAGCCGGCGGTGCCGCCGAGGAAGGCGCCGGTGGCTTCGGAGGGGGAGAAGGCGGCAACGACGATGGAGCGGAGGACGGCCGGGACATCGCCGAGGTGGACGACGAGGACGTAGGCGGCGGCAAGGAGGTAGAGGGCGCACATGAGGGGGACGAGGCGGCCGGCGACGGCGCCGATGCGACGGATGCCGCCAATGACCACGGTACCGACGAGGAGGCAGAGGAGGACGCCGACGACGAATCGGGGGACGGTGGGGAAGTAGGTGTGGGTGATTTCGGCGACGTTCCAGGCCTGGAACATGTTGCCGCCGGTGATGGCGGAGATGATGAGGGTGACGCAGAAGAGGCCGCCGACGAAGGAGCCGAGGCGTGGGAGGCCGAGGCGGGCGAAGCCGGCCTTGGCGACCCACATGGGGCCGCCGTGGGGGTTGCCGGGTTCGTCGGTGTTGCGGTAGAGCATGGAGAGGGTGACCTCGGCCGATTTCAGGGCCATTCCGAAGAACCCGACCATCCACATCCAGAACACGGCGCCGGGACCGCCCACGGCGATGGCGAGGGCAACGCCGCCGATGTTGCCGAGTCCGACGGTGGCGGAGAGGGCGGTGGCGAGGGCCTGGAAATGGTTGATGGCGCCCGGGTCGTGAGGGTCGTCGTAGCGACCGCGGATGACCCGAACGCCGTGGGTGAGGGCACGGTACTGACTGAAGCCGGACCAGAAGGTGAAGAGTACGCCGGTTCCGAGGAGGATGTAGAGGACGACATCATGCCAGAGGATGGCGTTGATGGCGGGGAGGAGGTTGGCGAGCCGGTCCATGATTGGGGCGGTATTTTGGGGGGTGAGCGGGGCGGATGATGACGAGATGGGCGGGATTGTGAATCGCGCAGTGGGTTGGCGTGTCCCGAATCCGTTGTCGGCGTTGGGGCGATGGGGTAATGGGTGGGGCATGACGCTGGTGGAGCGGGTACGCGAAGCGGGCGTGGTGGGGGCGGGCGGGGCCGGATTTCCGACGCACGTCAAGCTGGGGGTGCCGGCGGAGGTGGTGTTGGGCAACGGGGCGGAGTGCGAGCCGTTGTTGCACAAGGACGGGGCGGTGATGGAGCGGACGGCGGGGGCGCTGGTGGAGGGGATGCGGCGGGTGATGGGGGCGGTGGGGGGGGTGGGGGGGGTGGTGGCGATCAAGGGAAAGAACCGCGGGGCGTGGGAGGCCGTGGAGGAGGCATGCCGCGGAGTGGCGGTGGAGGTGGCGGAACTGGGCGACTACTACCCGGCGGGGGATGAGTACGACCTGGTGCATGCGGTGACGGGGCGGGCGATTCCGCCCGGGGGTCTGCCGCGGGATGTGGGCTGCCTGGTGCAGAATGTGGAGACGCTGGTGAACGTGGCGCAGGCGGCGGAGGGGCGGCCGGTGACGCACAAGACCCTGACCGTGGCCGGGGCGGTGCGGGAGGCGGTGACCCTGACGGTGCCGCTGGGGACTTCGATGCGGGCATGCGTGGAGGCCGCGGGAGGGGCGGAGGATCCAGAGAGCGTTTTGATGATCGGGGGGGTGATGATGGGGGAGGTCACGACGGACTGGGGGACGCCGGTGACGAAGACGACGGCGGGGGTGGTGGTGTTGCCGCGGGGTCACCGGGTGGCGGTGCGGAAGCTGACGCCGCCCCGGGCGCAGGCGGCGATCGGGAGATCCGCATGCGACCAGTGCCGGTACTGTACGGAGATGTGTCCGCGGTATCTGCTGGGTTACGCGGTGGAACCGCACCTGGTGATGCGGGGATTGGGGTTCACGGCCCCGGGTTCGGAGTCATGGAACGAGTGGGCGGGACTGTGCTGCGCGTGCGGGCTGTGCACGTTGTACGCGTGTCCGGAGGATCTGTTTCCGAAGGAGGCGTGCGACGACGCGAAGGCCGGATTGCGGCGGGGGGGCTGGCGACCCGTGGTGCGGGGGCCGGTGGAGCCGCATCCGTTCCATGAGGGAAGGCGGGTGCCGTTGAACCGGTTGATCGGACGGCTGGATCTGGCCGGGTACGACCGTCCGGCGCCCTGGCGGGAGGCGGCGGTGAGGGTGGAGTCGGTGACCTTGCCGTTGAAGCAGCATGCGGGTGCGGCATGCCGGGCGGTGGTGCGGGTGGGCGACCGGGTGCGGATGGGGCAGCGGGTGGGCGAGGTGCCGTCGGGGGAACTGGGGGCGCCGGTGCATGCCTCGATGGACGGGGTGGTGGAGGCGGTGGAGGCGACGAGGATTGTGCTGAGGAGGACCGCATGAACGGGAAGTCGATTGGATTGATCGAGCTGACGAGCGTGGTGGCGGGATTTGCGGCGGCCGACGCGATGCTGAAGGCCGGGGACGTCCGGTTGCTGCTCTCGCGGTCGATCTGTTCCGGGAAGTACATGGTGCTGATTGGCGGGGAGCCGGCCGCGGTGGAGAGCGCTCTGGAGGCCGGGGTGCGGGCGGGGCGGGGGTGTCTGATCGACCGCACCCTGATTGCCAACCTCCATCCCGAGGTGCTGGCGGCGATCGGGCGGGGGACGGTGCCGAAGCCGGAGGGGGCGCTGGGTTTGGTGGAGTCGTTCCAGGTGGCAACGATGGTGGCGGCGGCGGATGCGGCGGTGAAGGCGGCGGACGTTCGGATCCACGAATTGCGGTTGGCCATGGCGCTGGGGGGCAAGGCGTTCGTGGCTTTGAGCGGCGAGGTGGCGGCGGTGCAGGCCGGGGTGGCGGCGGCCCGCCGGGTGGTGGAGGAGGCGGGGGCGCTGGTGAATGCGGTGGTCCTGGCCCGTCCGCATCCCGATGTGTACCGGGAGATGGTGTAGGGGGGAGGCCTGAAACCTGAAAGCTGAAAGCTGAAGGCGGAAACCTGAGACCTGAGACCTGAGACCTGAGACCTGAGACCTGAGACCTGAGACCTGAGACCTGAGACCTGAAGCCTGGGGGGTGGGTCAGGGGGGGGGAGGAAGGGGGGAGGCGGGGGGTTGCCAGGGGACTGAGCCGGCGCGCTGGATGTGGATGCGGAGGGCGGCGAGGAGGGTGCGGAGCTGGTTGGGTTGGGTGGGGGCGAGGTTGTGTTCCTCGCGAGGATCGACGTCGAGGTGATAGAGTTCGAGGGGACTGAAGGGGTCGTTCTGGACCAGTTTCCAGCCATCGCGCAGGAGGGCGTGATAGCTCATGCCGCCGTAGCGTCCGCCTTCGCGCCGGACGAAGTAGAATTCGCGGGAGGGGGTGAGGGGCTGACCGCGGAAGGCGGGGAGGAGGCTTTCGGCGTCAAGGTCGTTGGGAAGGGGAAGGGCGGCGAGTTCGAGGAAGGTTGGGAAGACATCGAAGGTCAGGGCGGGCTGGGTGCAGAGGGTCCCGGGTTCGATGGTGCCGGGCCAGCGGGCGAGGAAGGGGACGCGGAGGCCACCGTCGTAGTGGCTTTGTTTGCCGTCGCGCCACGGATCGTTGTTTTGGGCATGGGGGAGGGAGCCGCCGTTGTCGGAGGTGAAGACGACGAGGGTTTTCTCGTGGAGGCCGGTGCGGCGGAGGGTGTCGAGGACACGACCGACACCGTGGTCGAGGTGTTCGACGAAGGCGATGTTGCGGGCACGGGGTTCGTCGAGGCCGGGGTGGCGTTGGCGGACCCGGTCGAGCCAGTCGGCGGGGGGTTCGATGGGGAAGTGGGGGGCGTTGTAGGAGAGGAAGAGAAAGAAGGGTTGGTCCCGGGTGTGGGCGCGGTCCTCGATGTAGTCAATGGCCCACTGGGTGAAGAGGTCGGTGGCATGGCCGACGGGGTGGATGGGGTCCGCGTTGAGGCGGAGGTAGTGGTGGCCGTGACGGAGGTGGCGGGTGTAGCTGTCCATCATGTCGCCGAGGAAGCCGTGGAAATGGTCGAAGCCGCGTTCGTTGGGGGTGTTGGGGGATGCCAGTCCGAGATGCCATTTGCCCACCAGGGCGGTGTGGTAGCCGGCCTGACGGAGGTGATCGGCGAGGGTGGGGGTGGCGGGATCGAACCAGCCCCAGGAGTCGCGGGGGTCGGTGCGGATGACGCCGGGGACGCCGACACGGTCGGGGTAACGTCCGGTGAGGATGGCGGCGCGGGTGGGGGAGCAGACGGTGGCGTTGGCCCGCATGGCGGTGAAGCGGAGGCCTTCGCCGGCGAGGCGATCGAGGTGGGGGGTATGGACGTCCGCGGCGCGGTAGGCCGAGACGTCACCGATGCCGAGGTCATCGGTGAGGATGAAGAGGAGGTTCGGAGGCGCGGCGTGGGGCGAAGGGCCGAGGGTAAGGAGGGTAAGGAGGGTGAGGAGGGTGAGGAGGGTGAGGAGGAGAGGGTGGAGGGACATGGGGATGGCAGGGGATCAGGGTGACAAAGGACCGGCCATGGGGGGCGTTTCGAAGGCAGGGAGGGCAACGAGAAGGGGCCTGGGCACGGGGGAACGGTATAGGCTGCTGAGAACCTGGTGGGTAGCTGGAAGTGAGCTGGAATGAGAATGATATAGTAAGTCAGACACATTGGTGTTGACGTGCGGAAGATATAACAAGTGCAGACCCTTTGATGTTGACCGAGGATTGATAGAAAGGCAGGCGCAATGCTGTTGACTCCGCAGAGGAGTCCGGCGCCGATGGGGTTGGGGGTTGAGATTGGCGTGGGCGGAGGGGGTGGGAGGGGTTAACACGGGGGGGTGCGGGAGCCGAACGGGAACGAGGGTGTGACGCCATCGGCGTTGCCGGCCGCGGAGTGGGCGCGGCGCCAGGAGTCGTCGCGCCGGAGCGTGCGGAGGGCAAACCTGGCGGTGGCGACGGCGCTGGGGACGGTGCTGGCGCTGGCGTTCGGGGCGGTGTGGCAAGGGCATTGGGCGGTGAGATCGCAGGGGGAGGCGATCGTGGAGCGGGAACGGGCGGAACTGGCGCAGGCGGAGGCGCGGCAGGAGCTGTGGCGGGCGTTGCTGGCGGAGGCGCGGGCCACGCGGCAGAGTTCGACGCTGGACCGGCGGGAGGTGGGATTGTCGATTCTGGCGCGGGCGGCGGGGCTTGGGGCGACGGCGGAGCTGCGGGACCAGGCGGTGGCGACGCTGGCGCTTCCGGAATACCGGCTGGAGGCCTCGATTCCACTGGGGGACACGGCGAACCGGTATGCGTTCGATCGGGCGGTGCGAAGGGCG harbors:
- a CDS encoding sodium:alanine symporter family protein; the protein is MDRLANLLPAINAILWHDVVLYILLGTGVLFTFWSGFSQYRALTHGVRVIRGRYDDPHDPGAINHFQALATALSATVGLGNIGGVALAIAVGGPGAVFWMWMVGFFGMALKSAEVTLSMLYRNTDEPGNPHGGPMWVAKAGFARLGLPRLGSFVGGLFCVTLIISAITGGNMFQAWNVAEITHTYFPTVPRFVVGVLLCLLVGTVVIGGIRRIGAVAGRLVPLMCALYLLAAAYVLVVHLGDVPAVLRSIVVAAFSPSEATGAFLGGTAGYAFLWGMKRALFSSEAGQGSAPIAHCAARTREPVREGVVAGLEPFIDTLVVCTLTTLVILLSGAWNRGPEATFPPGTELRFTAIPPASPASPRSWQLETPPLPPKSAEARRVANLASGPGWRANETLFLLVRADPNPNTDGNLHRVAGVVAGNADDGWTVRWTPLVASLAPEPVLNPDGSPHLGIYGDYVGAALTGHAFDRVLPGLGMWLVTLACWLFAYSTIISWCYYGEQGVIYLAGPRAVLPYKVAYCAVIVVATLGFIRTDAQLDDWTALGTGVMLFANIPILLLFGHHAMRAYRDYLRRLDRGELSPPHPTPPPIEDVVEDRPTS
- a CDS encoding 4Fe-4S dicluster domain-containing protein → MTLVERVREAGVVGAGGAGFPTHVKLGVPAEVVLGNGAECEPLLHKDGAVMERTAGALVEGMRRVMGAVGGVGGVVAIKGKNRGAWEAVEEACRGVAVEVAELGDYYPAGDEYDLVHAVTGRAIPPGGLPRDVGCLVQNVETLVNVAQAAEGRPVTHKTLTVAGAVREAVTLTVPLGTSMRACVEAAGGAEDPESVLMIGGVMMGEVTTDWGTPVTKTTAGVVVLPRGHRVAVRKLTPPRAQAAIGRSACDQCRYCTEMCPRYLLGYAVEPHLVMRGLGFTAPGSESWNEWAGLCCACGLCTLYACPEDLFPKEACDDAKAGLRRGGWRPVVRGPVEPHPFHEGRRVPLNRLIGRLDLAGYDRPAPWREAAVRVESVTLPLKQHAGAACRAVVRVGDRVRMGQRVGEVPSGELGAPVHASMDGVVEAVEATRIVLRRTA
- a CDS encoding BMC domain-containing protein yields the protein MNGKSIGLIELTSVVAGFAAADAMLKAGDVRLLLSRSICSGKYMVLIGGEPAAVESALEAGVRAGRGCLIDRTLIANLHPEVLAAIGRGTVPKPEGALGLVESFQVATMVAAADAAVKAADVRIHELRLAMALGGKAFVALSGEVAAVQAGVAAARRVVEEAGALVNAVVLARPHPDVYREMV
- a CDS encoding sulfatase-like hydrolase/transferase, coding for MSLHPLLLTLLTLLTLLTLLTLGPSPHAAPPNLLFILTDDLGIGDVSAYRAADVHTPHLDRLAGEGLRFTAMRANATVCSPTRAAILTGRYPDRVGVPGVIRTDPRDSWGWFDPATPTLADHLRQAGYHTALVGKWHLGLASPNTPNERGFDHFHGFLGDMMDSYTRHLRHGHHYLRLNADPIHPVGHATDLFTQWAIDYIEDRAHTRDQPFFLFLSYNAPHFPIEPPADWLDRVRQRHPGLDEPRARNIAFVEHLDHGVGRVLDTLRRTGLHEKTLVVFTSDNGGSLPHAQNNDPWRDGKQSHYDGGLRVPFLARWPGTIEPGTLCTQPALTFDVFPTFLELAALPLPNDLDAESLLPAFRGQPLTPSREFYFVRREGGRYGGMSYHALLRDGWKLVQNDPFSPLELYHLDVDPREEHNLAPTQPNQLRTLLAALRIHIQRAGSVPWQPPASPLPPPP